From the Desulfovibrio sp. JY genome, one window contains:
- a CDS encoding ABC transporter ATP-binding protein, with product MAEKSLIEIRGLSKSYRRGDQIIPVLTGVSFDIAEGEFLALIGPSGSGKSTLLNCIAGIDSVDAGSIVIGGTDIATLTEGELAKWRSRHVGFIFQFYNLIPVLSALENVELPLLLTALSSRERTDHALAALTAVGLPDRTDHKPSQLSGGQQQRVAIARAIVTDPDIIVADEPTGDLDRHSAAEIMALLGRLNRELGKTIVMVTHDHRAAEAAHLVRELDKGELRVAP from the coding sequence ATGGCCGAAAAGTCCCTCATCGAAATCCGCGGCCTGTCCAAATCCTACCGGCGCGGCGACCAGATCATCCCGGTCCTGACCGGCGTCAGCTTCGACATCGCCGAGGGTGAATTCCTGGCCCTGATCGGCCCGTCCGGCTCGGGCAAGTCCACGCTTTTAAACTGCATCGCCGGCATCGACAGCGTGGACGCCGGCAGCATCGTCATCGGCGGCACGGACATCGCCACCCTGACCGAGGGGGAATTGGCCAAGTGGCGCAGCCGCCACGTGGGGTTCATTTTCCAGTTCTACAACCTCATCCCCGTGCTTTCGGCCCTGGAAAACGTGGAACTGCCGCTGCTTTTGACCGCACTTTCCTCCCGGGAGCGCACCGACCACGCTCTGGCCGCGCTGACCGCCGTGGGCCTGCCCGACCGCACCGACCACAAGCCGTCCCAGCTTTCCGGCGGCCAGCAGCAGCGCGTGGCCATCGCCCGGGCCATCGTCACCGACCCGGACATCATCGTGGCCGACGAGCCCACAGGCGACCTGGACCGCCACAGCGCCGCCGAAATCATGGCCCTGCTCGGCCGGCTCAACCGCGAATTGGGCAAGACCATCGTCATGGTCACCCACGACCACCGGGCCGCCGAAGCCGCCCATCTGGTGCGCGAGCTCGACAAGGGCGAACTGCGTGTTGCTCCTTAG
- a CDS encoding YbaK/EbsC family protein, protein MTMPPPPMGVAGENDVHRRLLERLRQSGLPHTVHAHAPTRTVDEARDNLDFDVTRIVKTIAFGLRGGGLVLAALRGTRRVAYPDLAQALGRTRRDLAALSPAEVPARLGVAPGSVSPVPLDPATIVLVDADVLTIAPTLYCGLGRPDRTLEIAPADLLTLTGGRTADFSK, encoded by the coding sequence ATGACCATGCCACCGCCTCCCATGGGTGTCGCGGGAGAAAACGACGTTCATCGCCGCCTGCTCGAGCGCCTGCGGCAAAGCGGGCTGCCCCATACGGTCCATGCCCACGCCCCCACGCGCACCGTGGACGAGGCCCGGGACAACCTCGACTTCGACGTCACGCGCATCGTCAAGACCATCGCCTTCGGCCTGCGCGGCGGCGGATTGGTCCTGGCCGCGCTTCGCGGCACGCGCCGGGTGGCCTATCCCGACCTGGCCCAGGCCCTGGGACGAACCCGCCGCGATCTGGCCGCCCTGTCCCCGGCCGAGGTGCCGGCGCGCCTCGGCGTTGCCCCGGGCAGCGTCTCGCCCGTCCCCCTCGATCCGGCAACGATCGTCCTCGTGGACGCGGATGTGCTGACCATCGCGCCGACGCTCTACTGCGGCCTGGGACGACCGGACCGGACGTTGGAAATCGCCCCGGCCGATCTGCTCACCCTGACCGGCGGGCGCACGGCCGATTTCTCCAAGTGA
- a CDS encoding efflux RND transporter periplasmic adaptor subunit has product MSDTLNALRIDKGDKAQSGPGGPRRRKRARWPFILLALILAGIAAWALSPRTFTVQAATVALAYPSRAITKLTASGYVVAQRKASLATKATAQLVWLGVEEGSRIKKGQVLARLESADVEAARDQAKHDLEAARFQIASADAELTDAKLNYTRMKKLVAGDYVARSDHDTAKARLDKAEAALKQAKANLAARSEALKEAQAQLEYTDLEAPFDAVVLTKNADVGDIISPLGASSTSKAAVVTIADMESLAAEVDVSESSLHLVTVGEPCEIMLDAIPRERFPGKVHMIVPTADRTKATVLVKVAFDALDPRVLPEMSAKVAFLSRPLTAAETTPRLAVPEAAVINRGGKPAVFLIKDSRAVLTDIVPGEALGDMRALTKGVKAGEKVIVSPPDKLQNGDAVALAEG; this is encoded by the coding sequence ATGAGCGATACCTTAAACGCGCTGCGCATCGACAAAGGCGACAAAGCCCAATCCGGCCCCGGCGGCCCACGACGACGCAAACGCGCCCGCTGGCCGTTTATTCTGCTGGCGCTCATACTTGCCGGCATCGCCGCCTGGGCGCTTTCGCCCCGCACCTTTACCGTGCAGGCCGCGACCGTGGCCCTGGCCTACCCTTCCAGGGCCATCACCAAGCTGACCGCCAGCGGCTACGTCGTGGCCCAGCGCAAGGCGTCGCTGGCCACCAAGGCCACGGCCCAGCTCGTCTGGCTCGGCGTGGAGGAAGGCAGCCGGATAAAAAAGGGGCAGGTGCTGGCGCGCCTGGAAAGCGCGGATGTGGAGGCGGCCCGGGACCAGGCCAAACACGACCTGGAGGCGGCGCGCTTCCAGATCGCCTCGGCCGACGCGGAACTGACCGACGCGAAGCTCAACTACACGCGCATGAAAAAACTCGTGGCCGGGGACTACGTGGCCCGCTCCGACCACGACACGGCCAAGGCGCGACTCGACAAGGCCGAAGCGGCGCTCAAGCAGGCCAAGGCCAACCTGGCCGCCCGTAGCGAGGCCCTCAAGGAGGCCCAGGCCCAGCTCGAATACACCGACCTCGAAGCGCCTTTCGACGCCGTGGTGCTGACCAAGAACGCCGACGTGGGCGACATCATCTCGCCTCTCGGCGCGTCCTCCACCTCCAAAGCGGCCGTGGTCACCATAGCCGACATGGAGTCGCTCGCGGCCGAGGTCGACGTGTCCGAATCGAGCCTGCATCTGGTGACCGTGGGCGAGCCGTGCGAGATCATGCTCGACGCCATCCCCCGCGAACGCTTTCCCGGCAAGGTGCACATGATCGTGCCCACCGCCGACCGCACCAAGGCCACCGTGCTGGTCAAGGTCGCCTTCGATGCCCTCGATCCCCGGGTGCTGCCGGAGATGAGCGCCAAGGTGGCCTTTCTCTCCCGGCCGCTCACGGCCGCCGAGACCACCCCAAGGCTGGCCGTGCCGGAGGCAGCCGTCATCAACCGTGGCGGCAAGCCGGCCGTGTTCCTTATCAAAGATAGCAGGGCGGTGCTGACCGATATCGTCCCGGGCGAAGCCCTCGGGGACATGCGCGCCCTGACCAAGGGAGTCAAAGCCGGGGAAAAAGTCATTGTCTCGCCCCCGGATAAGCTCCAAAACGGCGACGCCGTGGCTCTGGCCGAAGGATAG